The Saccharomyces mikatae IFO 1815 strain IFO1815 genome assembly, chromosome: 15 DNA window TTATTTGGCGTCCAGATTGGTACTGTTTCTCCTGGTGGGTTACTTAACACCACTGTTCCAGCTCATGGAGTTGCATTGTATAGGTTAAGACGTTCTCGCTAAAATTGTATACAAAGCGAATGTATACATATACTTTTATAAGGTATGAATTCTTTTTACTTCGTATATAGTTTTAGTTCCAGTTTATTATGATAAGTAGGAACATAAGTAATGTAGCATTATACGACATAAAATTCACCCGagcaataacaataaacCATTAAAAGTTTTTAGTTTTCATAATTTTGCCAATAAAGATGTGCAGATATGTAGATTGATGTTAGTTGATGAGTGCGTTACACATATAttgatatatatttatttgtttGATAATAGTAAATAACCAATGTGAAATCATTAacgagaaaagaaacagctGCTCAACAGTTGGCGCGGCACGTTTAAGCTGGAAGAGCCAATCTCTTGAAGGTACCTTCTTGTctacatttttcttggtgaATGGCCATCAATCTTTGAGCTTCTAATGGATCAGAAACTTCTTCTGGTTCTGGCCAAGATAAGTATTCGTTAGTGTAGTTGGCGACGTAGTCTGGTGGTAAAATGGCCAATCTCTTACCGTAACCGGTAACCTTCTTCCAGTCACGATGGACATTGaacaaagatgaagagaaGTAAGCGTAACATCTTTGGTATTGTTTGTAAGACAGGTCGTTGTTCAATTGAGGCTTGAAGTCGACGTATTCCTTCCAAGCGGCAACTGGGTCGGATAGAACGTAGTCAGTAGCCTTCTTGATGGCGTTCAAGAACTTTCTGACCTTTTCTgggttcttcttcaaaaattcgtCGTTACAGATGTAAAGGACGGTACAGAAACAACAGCAACCCAAACAAGCCAACTTGTCGATTCTTAACATCTTAGCATCGGAAGCTGGTCTGCCTTGCTTGGCTAAGTATTCTTCCAATTCGACTTGTTGCATACATTCGATACCAATACCAGCATCGATCTTACCTTCGATGATGTACTTGGCGACGTTCATACCACATCTGACGGCAGTGTAGTCTTCTGGCTTCATACCGTAGTGCTTGGTCAATTCATCGATTTGAATCTTACCGAATTCACCGACGTAACCAATTCTCTTACCCTTTAGAGATTGGAAGTCCTCAGTGATACCGCTGCCCTTCAAGTACAAAACACCAGTGAAAGGTTCGTCCAACAAGGAAGCAACAGAGGTGACTGGGAAACCACGGGCCTTAGCAGCCAAGGTGTGGATCATGGCCTTCAAACCCATGTCAACCTTACCAGAACCAATCAATTCAGTGACATCGGAAGGGTTGGTTGGCTCTAGGATGGCAAGGTCTAGACCTTGTTCCTTGAAGTAACCCTTGGTTTGAGCCAAGAAGATTGGAATGTGGTATGGAGTTGGTTGCCAGTTCAACAAAAATGTAATCTTATCGGTAGACATATCTGGGAAATGTGTTTACTGTTGATGTGTGGTTATCTTTACAAttgagaagagaaagagaacaagaacaagaataCTCTACACAAGAGCTATAATACGAGGTTTATATATGATTCAATGCCAGTGGCTCTGGCAGCTACTAATATACGATGACGCCTTGGTTTTCTCTACCAAAAAGACACGCTGCTTCTTTTGagttaataataatagcatTTGGAGACCACTAGCTGAATACTCAACATTCCTCAATAGCACGCAACGTAACATATCGTGGTTGAGAACCGATAAATGCATCAATTCCATGCTGCTTCCTAATGATTTGCTGCATATATGATTAATGCATTGATGCGATTCCCCTAAAAAAATGAGACACCGGATCGCCTAATCGCATACTTACATGATCCGCAAAGAGAATACACCTGCCTATATAAGCAGCCGTGCCTTTGAACTCGAGACCGCAAGCAGTATGTAGAGAGCATGGAATGCCAGAACCGTAGAGCAAAAGAACCATGGAGGTTTCGGTCTTGGTTTTGTACGGTAGAATCTCTGTTGAATATTGTATTAAGTTATGATATTgtacagaattatgtaatATCTACGATAAGTAAGTGGCTCCCTTTGAgggaaaaaaggaaatgcTATACCAGCGTTGGTCGTGTCTACCACCCAATTTCAGACAATCTTGCGCCGTTTTTGCCACCAGCCTCATTGATTGATTGGATGGAGATACCACCCATCAGATCACCCAAGTCGCTGGACACTTGTAGTAGTTTTTCTGGGTTGTCGTAGTGTGTTGTCGCTTCAACAATGGCGCCAGCTAGCTTTTGAGGGTCTGAGGATTTGAATATACCAGAACCAACAAATACACCCTCACAGCCCAATTGCATTAGTAAAGCTGCGTCAGCTGGAGTGGCCACGCCACCGGCAGCAAAGTTGACCACGGGCAGTTTGCCCTTTTCTAGTGTAGACTTCAATAGTTCGACCGGTACCCTTAATTCAGCGGCCTTTGCTGCGAAGTCTGCTTCGTTTTTCAAAGTCTCTTTGTACTGTTGGATCTCTGCTTTGATCTTGGTGATGTGCTTGACAGCCTCGGAAACGTCACCAGTACCAGCTTCTCCCTTGGTACGGATCATTGCGGCACCCTCGTTTATTCTTCTCAATGCTTCACCGAGATCCTTGGCACCGCAAACAAATGGGACCTTGtagttattcttttcaatgtgGTGTGTCCAATCGGCTGGAGTCAAGACTTCACTTTCGTCAATGTAATCTACTTGTAGTGCCTCCAAGATCTGTGCTTCCACAAAGTGGCCGATACGGACCTTAGCCATCACTGGAATCGAAACAGCAGCCATGATTTCCTTGATCATGTGTGGGTCTGACATACGGCACACTTGGCCAGATTTACGCATATCGGCTGGGATACGTTCCAAGGCCATAACAGCACAAGCACCTGCTCTTTCAGCAATGATGGCCTGTTCAGGTGTGACCACGTCCATGATTACACCACCCTTTAACATTTGGGCTAAACCAGCTTTCACCTTGAATTCtgacattttttcttatttctttcttcttgttttatttgataTCTGCAGTTGCTATGGCTCTGTTGCAGAAATCGGAAAACAGTAAAAAATTCACCAAGCAGCTGAAAAGCAGAGCAGTCTTATATGGCTACAATCGTTGTCCACATGAGTACCtatattgtttttgttttcctgTTTTATTTTGCTCAATTTTGCGATTCACAATGATATACTATTACTGCGATCAATATTATGTCATTAAGCGGCGCGTCGCTTCATTGGAAACCGTAAGAATGGCCCGCGACACTATACATTTC harbors:
- the SMKI15G5160 gene encoding NMT1/THI5 family protein (similar to Saccharomyces cerevisiae THI13 (YDL244W)), with the protein product MSTDKITFLLNWQPTPYHIPIFLAQTKGYFKEQGLDLAILEPTNPSDVTELIGSGKVDMGLKAMIHTLAAKARGFPVTSVASLLDEPFTGVLYLKGSGITEDFQSLKGKRIGYVGEFGKIQIDELTKHYGMKPEDYTAVRCGMNVAKYIIEGKIDAGIGIECMQQVELEEYLAKQGRPASDAKMLRIDKLACLGCCCFCTVLYICNDEFLKKNPEKVRKFLNAIKKATDYVLSDPVAAWKEYVDFKPQLNNDLSYKQYQRCYAYFSSSLFNVHRDWKKVTGYGKRLAILPPDYVANYTNEYLSWPEPEEVSDPLEAQRLMAIHQEKCRQEGTFKRLALPA
- the SMKI15G5170 gene encoding pyridoxal 5'-phosphate synthase subunit PdxS; its protein translation is MSEFKVKAGLAQMLKGGVIMDVVTPEQAIIAERAGACAVMALERIPADMRKSGQVCRMSDPHMIKEIMAAVSIPVMAKVRIGHFVEAQILEALQVDYIDESEVLTPADWTHHIEKNNYKVPFVCGAKDLGEALRRINEGAAMIRTKGEAGTGDVSEAVKHITKIKAEIQQYKETLKNEADFAAKAAELRVPVELLKSTLEKGKLPVVNFAAGGVATPADAALLMQLGCEGVFVGSGIFKSSDPQKLAGAIVEATTHYDNPEKLLQVSSDLGDLMGGISIQSINEAGGKNGARLSEIGW